A part of Aegilops tauschii subsp. strangulata cultivar AL8/78 chromosome 2, Aet v6.0, whole genome shotgun sequence genomic DNA contains:
- the LOC109754938 gene encoding microtubule-associated protein RP/EB family member 1A isoform X2: MAAGAAAASFGLMDKAYFVGRGEILSWVNATLQLSLNKVEEAASGAVQCQLLDMVHPGLVPMHKVNFDAKTEYDMIQNYKILQDVFNKLRIGKNIEVNKLVKGRPLDNLEFLQWLKRYCDSVNGGIMNENYNPVERRSKGCKERSHKGPNKSSKSLQANRLSSANSADGASPIGKVCNAVNEEHYMEQIQQLSEKIADLKVSVDNTEKERDFYFSKLRDIEILCQRPELEHLPMTKGIRKILYAADAKDSSLPEANEIITRSPGMFSVSDEAE, encoded by the exons atggcggcgggggcggcggcggcgagcttcgggctGATGGACAAGGCCTACTTCGTGGGGCGGGGCGAGATCCTCAGCTGGGTCAATGCCACGCTGCAGCTCTCCCTCAACAAGGTCGAGGAG GCGGCGTCGGGGGCGGTGCAGTGCCAGCTGCTGGACATGGTTCACCCTGGGTTGGTGCCGATGCACAAG GTGAATTTCGATGCCAAGACGGAGTACGACATGATCCAGAACTACAAGATTCTCCAGGATGTGTTCAACAAGCTGCGGATAGGCAAG AATATTGAGGTCAACAAACTTGTTAAAGGACGGCCATTGGACAACTTGGAGTTTCTGCAATGGCTGAAAAGATATTGTGATTCTGTAAATGGTGGAATCATGAATGA AAACTACAATCCTGTAGAAAGGAGGTCCAAGGGTTGCAAAGAGCGCAGCCACAAGGGTCCCAATAAGTCATCCAAATCACTTCAAGCCAACAGATTATCTAGTGCTAACTCAGCAGATGGAG CTTCTCCAATTGGAAAAGTCTGTAATGCTGTTAACGAAGAGCATTACATGGAGCAGATTCAACAATTATCTGAGAAG ATTGCAGATCTGAAGGTTTCTGTGGACAACACTGAGAAAGAAAGAGATTTCTACTTCTCAAAGCTGCGTGACATCGAGATATTATGTCAAAGACCTGAGTTGGAGCATCTACCG ATGACCAAAGGGATAAGGAAGATACTCTATGCGGCTGATGCGAAGGATTCATCATTACCCGAGGCTAATGAAATAATCACCAGGTCACCAGGCATGTTCTCAGTCTCAGATGAAGCAGAGTGA
- the LOC109754938 gene encoding microtubule-associated protein RP/EB family member 1A isoform X1, which translates to MAAGAAAASFGLMDKAYFVGRGEILSWVNATLQLSLNKVEEAASGAVQCQLLDMVHPGLVPMHKVNFDAKTEYDMIQNYKILQDVFNKLRIGKNIEVNKLVKGRPLDNLEFLQWLKRYCDSVNGGIMNENYNPVERRSKGCKERSHKGPNKSSKSLQANRLSSANSADGGALNSNIDLASPIGKVCNAVNEEHYMEQIQQLSEKIADLKVSVDNTEKERDFYFSKLRDIEILCQRPELEHLPMTKGIRKILYAADAKDSSLPEANEIITRSPGMFSVSDEAE; encoded by the exons atggcggcgggggcggcggcggcgagcttcgggctGATGGACAAGGCCTACTTCGTGGGGCGGGGCGAGATCCTCAGCTGGGTCAATGCCACGCTGCAGCTCTCCCTCAACAAGGTCGAGGAG GCGGCGTCGGGGGCGGTGCAGTGCCAGCTGCTGGACATGGTTCACCCTGGGTTGGTGCCGATGCACAAG GTGAATTTCGATGCCAAGACGGAGTACGACATGATCCAGAACTACAAGATTCTCCAGGATGTGTTCAACAAGCTGCGGATAGGCAAG AATATTGAGGTCAACAAACTTGTTAAAGGACGGCCATTGGACAACTTGGAGTTTCTGCAATGGCTGAAAAGATATTGTGATTCTGTAAATGGTGGAATCATGAATGA AAACTACAATCCTGTAGAAAGGAGGTCCAAGGGTTGCAAAGAGCGCAGCCACAAGGGTCCCAATAAGTCATCCAAATCACTTCAAGCCAACAGATTATCTAGTGCTAACTCAGCAGATGGAGGTGCCCTGAATTCTAATATTGATCTTG CTTCTCCAATTGGAAAAGTCTGTAATGCTGTTAACGAAGAGCATTACATGGAGCAGATTCAACAATTATCTGAGAAG ATTGCAGATCTGAAGGTTTCTGTGGACAACACTGAGAAAGAAAGAGATTTCTACTTCTCAAAGCTGCGTGACATCGAGATATTATGTCAAAGACCTGAGTTGGAGCATCTACCG ATGACCAAAGGGATAAGGAAGATACTCTATGCGGCTGATGCGAAGGATTCATCATTACCCGAGGCTAATGAAATAATCACCAGGTCACCAGGCATGTTCTCAGTCTCAGATGAAGCAGAGTGA
- the LOC109754936 gene encoding ABC transporter B family member 19 — translation MADTAADGKAEKMEKAANGSAGCDAAAAGAGQGKKRADQAVAFHELFSFADRWDLALMSLGTLGALAHGAAMPCFFLLFGDLINGFGKNQTDLRAMTDEVAKYALYFVYLGLVVCVASYAEIACWMYTGERQVIALRKAYLDAVLRQDVGFFDTDARTGDIVFGVSTDTLLVQDAIGEKVGNFMHYLATFFAGLVVGFVSAWRLALLSVAVIPAIAFAGGLYAYTLTGLTSKSRESYANAGVVAEQAIAQVRTVYSFVGESKALNSYSEAIQNTLKLGYKAGMAKGLGIGCTYGIACMSWALVFWYAGVFIRNGQSDGGKAFTAIFSAIVGGMSLGQAFSNLGAFSKGKIAGYKLLEVIRQKPSIVHDHKDGKLLAEVHGNIEFKDVTFSYPSRPDAMIFRDFSLFFPAGKTVAVVGGSGSGKSTVVALIERFYDPNEGQVLLDNVDIKTLQLRWLRDQIGLVNQEPALFATTIIENILYGKPDATMAEVEAAATASNAHSFISLLPNGYNTMVGERGIQLSGGQKQRIAIARAMLKDPKILLLDEATSALDADSENIVQEALDRLMVGRTTVIVAHRLCTIRNVNMIAVLQQGQVIETGTHDELLAKGTSGAYASLIRFQETTRNRDLGAASTRRSRSMHLTSSLSTKSLSLRSGSLRNLSYQYSTGADGRIEMISSADNSLKYPAPRGYFFKLLKLNGPEWPYAVLGAIGSVLSGFIGPTFAIVMGEMLDVFYYKDPVEMEKKTKLYVFIYIGTGIYAVVAYLVQHYFFSIMGENLTTRVRRMMLSAILRNEVGWFDEEENNSSLVAARVAVDAADVKSAIAERISVILQNITSLMTSFIVGFIIEWRVAILILATFPLLVLANFAQQLSMKGFAGDTAKAHAKSSMVAGEGVSNIRTVAAFNAQNKVMSLFSHELRIPEEQILRRSQTAGLLYGLSQLCLYCSEALILWYGSHLVRSHGSTFSKVIKVFVVLVVTANSVAETVSLAPEIIRGGESIRSIFGILNRATRIDPDDPEAERVTTVRGDIELRHVDFSYPSRPDIEIFKDFNLKIQAGRSQALVGASGSGKSTVIALIERFYDPTGGKVMIDGKDIRRLNLKSLRRKIALVQQEPALFASSILENIAYGKEGATEEEVVEAAKTANVHAFVSQLPDGYRTAVGERGVQLSGGQKQRIAIARAVLKDPAILLLDEATSALDVESESVLQEALERLMKGRTTVLVAHRLSTIRGVDRIAVVQDGRIIEHGGHSELVARPEGAYSRLLQLQNHRN, via the exons atggcggacacggcggcggACGGCAAGGCGGAGAAGATGGAGAAGGCGGCGAACGGGTCGGCGGggtgcgacgcggcggcggcgggggcggggcaGGGCAAGAAGCGGGCGGACCAGGCGGTGGCGTTCCACGAGCTCTTCTCGTTCGCCGACCGGTGGGACCTGGCGCTCATGTCCCTGGGCACCCTCGGCGCGCTGGCGCACGGCGCCGCCATGccctgcttcttcctcctcttcggGGACCTCATCAACGGCTTCGGCAAGAACCAGACCGACCTCCGCGCCATGACCGACGAGGTCGCCAAG TATGCGCTCTACTTCGTCTACCTCGGACTGGTGGTCTGCGTCGCCTCCTACGCAG AGATCGCGTGCTGGATGTACACCGGGGAGCGGCAGGTGATCGCGCTCCGGAAGGCGTACCTGGACGCCGTCCTCCGGCAGGACGTCGGGTTCTTCGACACGGACGCGCGCACGGGGGACATCGTCTTCGGCGTGTCCACCGACACGCTGCTCGTGCAGGACGCCATCGGCGAGAAGGTAGGCAACTTCATGCACTACCTCGCCACCTTCTTCGCGGGGCTCGTCGTCGGCTTCGTCTCCGCGTGGCGGCTCGCGCTGCTCAGCGTCGCCGTCATCCCGGCCATCGCCTTCGCCGGCGGCCTCTACGCCTACACGCTCACCGGCCTCACCTCCAAGAGCCGCGAGTCCTACGCCAATGCCGGCGTCGTCGCGGAGCAG GCAATTGCGCAAGTTAGAACAGTCTACTCATTTGTTGGAGAGAGCAAAGCACTCAATTCGTACTCTGAAGCAATCCAGAATACACTGAAGCTTGGTTACAAAGCTGGGATGGCCAAAGGTCTTGGTATTGGGTGCACTTACGGGATAGCGTGCATGTCATGGGCACTAGTATTCTGGTATGCCGGTGTCTTCATCCGGAATGGGCAGAGCGATGGTGGCAAGGCCTTTACCGCCATCTTTTCTGCAATCGTTGGTGGCAT GAGTCTTGGCCAGGCATTCTCGAACCTTGGAGCCTTCAGCAAAGGGAAGATTGCCGGATACAAACTGTTGGAGGTCATTCGTCAGAAGCCCTCCATAGTTCATGACCATAAGGATGGCAAGTTGTTGGCGGAGGTCCATGGAAATATTGAGTTCAAGGATGTTACCTTCAGTTATCCATCTAGGCCTGATGCTATGATCTTTCGGGATTTCTCTCTGTTCTTCCCTGCTGGGAAAACTGTTGCAGTTGTTGGAGGCAGTGGGTCTGGAAAGAGCACTGTTGTGGCTCTGATAGAAAGGTTCTATGATCCTAATGAAG GCCAGGTTTTGCTGGACAATGTTGATATCAAGACACTTCAATTGAGGTGGCTGAGGGATCAAATTGGACTAGTAAACCAAGAACCTGCCCTTTTTGCAACTACTATCATTGAGAATATACTTTATGGAAAACCTGATGCCACAATGGCAGAAGTTGAGGCTGCAGCAACTGCATCCAATGCTCATAGTTTCATCTCTCTCCTGCCCAATGGATACAACACAATG GTTGGGGAGAGAGGAATTCAGCTATCTGGTGGTCAGAAACAGCGCATTGCAATTGCTCGTGCTATGCTGAAGGACCCCAAGATACTGCTCCTTGATGAAGCTACCAGTGCTTTAGACGCAGACTCAGAGAACATTGTGCAAGAAGCTCTAGACCGCCTGATGGTTGGGAGGACTACAGTAATTGTTGCGCACCGTCTGTGCACCATCAGAAATGTAAACATGATCGCGGTGTTACAGCAAGGCCAAGTTATTGAGACTGGGACACATGACGAACTTTTAGCAAAAGGAACCTCTGGAGCATATGCCTCCCTGATCCGTTTTCAGGAAACGACACGTAACAGAGATCTTGGTGCTGCATCTACCCGTAGGTCGCGCTCGATGCACTTGACAAGCTCTCTCTCCACCAAATCTCTGAGCCTCAGGTCCGGAAGCTTACGGAACCTGAGCTATCAGTACAGCACTGGAGCAGATGGGCGCATTGAGATGATCTCAAGTGCAGATAATAGCCTCAAATACCCAGCACCACGTGGTTACTTTTTCAAGCTCCTAAAACTGAATGGCCCTGAATGGCCGTATGCGGTGTTGGGTGCCATTGGTTCTGTTCTATCTGGATTCATCGGCCCAACATTTGCCATTGTTATGGGTGAAATGCTTGATGTGTTCTACTACAAGGACCCTGTTGAAATGGAGAAGAAAACTAAGCTTTATGTGTTCATCTATATTGGCACAGGCATATACGCCGTGGTTGCTTATCTTGTGCAGCATTACTTCTTCAGCATAATGGGAGAAAATCTTACAACCAGAGTTAGAAGGATGATGCTGTCAG CAATACTTAGGAACGAAGTTGGTTGGTTTGACGAAGAAGAAAACAACTCTAGTCTTGTGGCTGCTCGTGTAGCAGTTGATGCAGCTGATGTAAAGTCAGCGATAGCTGAGAGGATATCCGTGATACTGCAGAACATTACGTCGCTTATGACATCTTTCATCGTTGGTTTTATCATTGAGTGGAGAGTGGCGATCCTTATTCTGGCCACATTCCCTCTTCTTGTGCTTGCCAACTTTGCTCAG CAACTTTCGATGAAGGGCTTTGCTGGTGACACAGCAAAGGCACACGCCAAGAGCAGCATGGTTGCCGGTGAAGGCGTGAGCAACATCCGCACCGTGGCGGCCTTCAACGCTCAAAACAAGGTCATGTCTCTGTTCAGCCATGAGCTGCGCATTCCAGAGGAGCAGATCCTGCGCCGCAGCCAGACCGCGGGCCTTCTGTACGGCCTCTCGCAGCTCTGCCTCTACTGCTCGGAAGCGCTCATTCTCTGGTATGGTTCTCATCTGGTGCGGTCACATGGGTCGACCTTCTCCAAGGTCATCAAGGTCTTTGTCGTCCTTGTCGTGACCGCCAACTCCGTGGCCGAGACGGTCAGCCTCGCGCCGGAGATCATCCGTGGTGGTGAATCTATCCGCTCCATCTTTGGCATCCTCAACAGGGCGACGAGGATCGATCCTGATGATCCGGAGGCAGAGCGTGTCACTACTGTCCGCGGCGACATTGAGCTGCGGCATGTGGACTTCTCGTATCCTTCACGCCCTGACATTGAGATCTTCAAGGACTTCAACCTGAAGATCCAGGCCGGGCGCAGCCAGGCTCTGGTCGGCGCCAGCGGTTCCGGCAAGAGCACCGTCATCGCCCTCATCGAGCGGTTCTACGACCCGACCGGCGGCAAGGTGATGATCGACGGCAAGGACATCCGGAGGCTGAACCTCAAGTCCCTGCGGCGCAAGATCGCCCTGGTGCAGCAGGAGCCGGCCCTCTTCGCCTCCAGCATCCTGGAGAACATCGCGTACGGCAAGGAAGGCGcaacggaggaggaggtggtcgaggcGGCCAAGACGGCCAACGTGCACGCGTTCGTGAGCCAGCTCCCCGACGGGTACCGGACGGCGGTGGGCGAGCGGGGCGTGCAGCTGTCGGGCGGGCAGAAGCAGCGCATCGCCATCGCGCGCGCGGTGCTCAAGGACCCGGCCATCCTGCTCCTGGACGAGGCGACGAGCGCGCTGGACGTCGAGTCGGAGAGCGTGCTGCAGGAGGCGCTGGAGCGGCTGATGAAGGGGCGGACGACGGTGCTGGTGGCGCACCGGCTGTCGACGATCCGCGGCGTGGACCGCATCGCCGTGGTGCAGGACGGGCGCATCATCGAGCACGGCGGGCACTCGGAGCTCGTGGCCCGGCCCGAGGGGGCCTACTCCCGGCTGCTGCAGCTGCAGAACCACCGCAACTGA